A single region of the Salicibibacter cibi genome encodes:
- a CDS encoding aldehyde dehydrogenase family protein codes for MQVNMYMNGEWQMPAKDRLASLINPADGTSIGTTAMATARDAKNAIGAANNAYDEWSALPPSERADYLYQIAHQLEKRKEEISKWETRNNGKPLRETSADVETASECFRYYAGLISSTDGYTFTSGTEIQGLVTYEPIGVCGLIIPWNHPILITAWKIAPALAAGNTIVLKPSEYTPISAYMLYEIFDQVGLPKGVANLVPGGGDEVGATMTNSTAIDKVSFTGGTETGKKIMAAAANNITNVTLELGGKSPVIVFADADIEHAVDHALYAIYFGSGQVCSAGSRILVEESAYEKFVDHFVARAKQIRVGPGEHEQTEMGPLYTESHMNNVLADIKRGEEEGATLRCGGNRMHGEGLDHGFFVAPTVFTDVNEDMSIVQEEIFGPVVVIQKFTHEKEAVSLANKTKYGLAAAVFTGDSAKGMRVIRGVKAGLTGINTYGMGDVKAPWGGPKMSGIGRSLGPDGLKEFQEAKQINVALYNEKLGWFAN; via the coding sequence ATGCAAGTAAACATGTACATGAACGGTGAGTGGCAAATGCCGGCGAAGGATCGCCTTGCATCCCTCATCAATCCGGCTGACGGCACATCTATCGGTACGACTGCAATGGCAACGGCAAGGGATGCTAAAAACGCCATCGGCGCAGCCAACAACGCATACGATGAATGGTCGGCATTGCCCCCGTCGGAACGAGCGGATTATTTATATCAAATCGCCCATCAATTGGAAAAACGAAAAGAAGAGATATCGAAATGGGAAACGAGAAATAATGGAAAGCCGCTTCGCGAGACCTCCGCAGATGTTGAAACCGCAAGCGAATGTTTTCGCTATTATGCAGGGCTCATTTCTTCCACCGACGGCTATACATTCACGAGCGGAACGGAAATACAGGGACTCGTTACTTATGAACCCATCGGTGTATGTGGATTAATTATTCCCTGGAACCACCCTATTCTCATTACCGCTTGGAAAATAGCCCCGGCTTTAGCTGCAGGCAATACAATTGTCCTTAAACCTTCGGAATATACGCCGATCAGCGCGTACATGCTGTATGAAATCTTCGATCAAGTTGGTTTGCCAAAAGGTGTTGCAAACCTCGTTCCCGGCGGAGGGGATGAAGTGGGCGCCACGATGACGAACAGTACGGCGATTGATAAAGTATCCTTTACAGGCGGCACAGAGACCGGCAAAAAGATCATGGCTGCTGCTGCCAACAATATTACGAATGTGACTCTGGAATTGGGTGGAAAATCTCCGGTCATCGTTTTCGCTGATGCGGATATTGAGCATGCTGTCGACCATGCGCTATATGCCATTTATTTCGGCAGCGGGCAAGTGTGCTCGGCAGGTTCAAGAATTCTGGTAGAAGAAAGTGCCTATGAGAAATTTGTCGATCATTTTGTCGCACGAGCGAAACAAATCCGTGTTGGCCCCGGAGAACACGAGCAGACAGAGATGGGTCCGTTGTACACGGAATCCCATATGAACAACGTGCTCGCAGACATTAAACGCGGAGAGGAAGAAGGGGCTACGTTGCGATGCGGCGGAAACCGGATGCACGGCGAAGGTTTAGATCATGGTTTTTTTGTTGCCCCTACCGTCTTTACCGATGTAAATGAAGACATGTCGATCGTGCAAGAAGAAATCTTCGGCCCCGTCGTTGTCATCCAGAAATTCACGCATGAAAAGGAAGCGGTCTCGCTTGCAAATAAGACGAAATACGGGCTGGCGGCAGCTGTGTTCACCGGCGACAGTGCAAAGGGAATGCGAGTCATTCGCGGAGTGAAAGCCGGTTTAACAGGGATTAACACTTACGGCATGGGAGATGTAAAGGCGCCTTGGGGTGGTCCTAAAATGAGCGGGATTGGCAGAAGCCTAGGACCGGACGGTTTAAAGGAATTTCAAGAGGCAAAACAAATTAACGTAGCACTTTACAACGAAAAACTCGGATGGTTCGCAAATTAA
- a CDS encoding iron-containing alcohol dehydrogenase, with protein MNFEFMFPTKVVMEKGIRKRISQYIADLQLEKPLIISDHGIGEAGMLHDVIEDLGQNHIRTSIYLDVKPNPKDNDCHHCAQEIDGKGIDGIIALGGGSVIDTAKAVSILATNGGTIKDYEGVNVAEKPPLPLVCIPTTAGTGSEVTSWAVVTDTKQQYKMAIGDERMIPKLALLDAELLVSLPPAIAASTGLDALTHAIEAYTCKAANPISDALALYSITLISNHLSDSINLGNIEHKEQMLVASLVAGAAFGNADTAAVHCLSEAIGGRYDTPHGEANAMFLPFVFEYNKAADIKRHADVARAMGVGIHKSDEEAANRCVAKLFQWNEALNIPRFHEVPQLNEADLADLATRAFQNYSNDDNVRHMEPEDYLFILQTAFNNHR; from the coding sequence ATGAATTTTGAATTCATGTTTCCAACAAAGGTCGTGATGGAAAAGGGAATTCGGAAGCGGATTTCACAGTACATTGCAGACTTACAACTAGAAAAACCCCTGATTATCAGTGATCATGGCATTGGCGAAGCCGGTATGCTCCATGATGTAATCGAAGATCTCGGGCAAAATCATATTCGGACGTCAATATATCTAGACGTAAAGCCTAATCCAAAGGATAACGATTGCCATCACTGTGCACAAGAGATCGATGGCAAAGGCATTGACGGCATTATAGCGCTTGGGGGCGGGAGTGTCATCGATACTGCAAAAGCAGTCAGCATCCTCGCAACAAATGGGGGAACAATCAAGGATTATGAAGGCGTAAATGTTGCTGAGAAACCCCCTTTGCCGCTCGTCTGTATCCCTACAACAGCTGGAACCGGAAGCGAGGTCACCTCTTGGGCAGTTGTTACGGACACAAAGCAGCAATATAAAATGGCCATTGGGGATGAAAGAATGATTCCGAAGCTCGCTCTCCTTGATGCTGAGCTATTAGTTTCGTTACCGCCTGCGATTGCCGCAAGCACAGGACTGGATGCCCTCACCCATGCCATTGAAGCTTATACATGCAAAGCAGCCAACCCCATATCTGACGCTTTAGCCTTATATTCGATTACGTTAATAAGTAACCACTTGTCCGATTCCATCAATCTGGGAAACATTGAACACAAAGAACAAATGCTAGTGGCAAGTCTCGTAGCGGGGGCAGCATTTGGCAACGCGGATACCGCTGCTGTCCATTGTCTATCTGAAGCCATAGGCGGGCGTTATGATACTCCCCATGGAGAAGCAAACGCCATGTTTCTGCCATTCGTCTTTGAGTATAACAAAGCCGCAGACATAAAAAGACATGCAGATGTTGCGCGGGCGATGGGAGTTGGCATTCATAAATCAGATGAAGAGGCTGCCAACAGATGTGTAGCCAAGCTGTTTCAATGGAATGAGGCGCTGAACATCCCTCGCTTCCACGAAGTTCCACAACTCAACGAAGCAGACCTTGCCGATTTGGCAACGCGCGCTTTCCAAAACTATTCCAATGACGATAACGTAAGACACATGGAGCCGGAAGATTACCTTTTCATCTTGCAAACAGCATTTAATAATCACCGCTAA
- a CDS encoding cytosine permease — MSKQAKKRAIDSEVYYGTVPLGKEDKIYGFWDIFLITGGWAIATWAYVQGGQIATMIGLEEAVTNTFFGMTLAGLFLCLCVLITTRYGIDIWMYQKALFGYFGLVIFAVIILASQLGYDVINAEVYASSIMKVFAEFGITIPEYLTPYIATTCVIFGAWIALRGPIAVRTATRIMVPCLMALGVFIIITVFRNFSLQELLNVEPLYEAEYGSGLANYMVVLEWNIAFIFAWFASIGVLSRLVKTERSAYWGHVGGFSIVMASFTVIGVLTALAMLLATGVESVDPTDWLLELGGPVLGLLAILFVAVANVTTVAVSLYGISISTKVLKPELSFSKVVIFWSAWVVLLLFWGGIWEYYSVFLALVGATSGSVVALIVVDFFIVRRQKISMKDLYRIGGRNAYRYTGGFNLVAILSFIAGVIGYLWVYEPIEAVPRNDIFLYTTATGFSMIISGLTYLLLSMIKPLNDYLRKDKKRGK, encoded by the coding sequence ATGAGTAAACAAGCGAAAAAAAGAGCAATCGATAGTGAAGTCTATTACGGGACAGTGCCATTAGGAAAAGAAGATAAAATATACGGATTCTGGGATATCTTTTTAATTACAGGTGGGTGGGCAATTGCCACATGGGCGTATGTCCAAGGTGGACAAATTGCAACCATGATTGGTTTAGAAGAAGCGGTGACGAACACGTTCTTTGGCATGACGCTGGCAGGACTGTTTCTTTGCCTTTGTGTCCTGATTACAACACGATATGGCATTGACATATGGATGTATCAAAAGGCATTGTTTGGCTACTTTGGCCTCGTCATCTTTGCAGTCATAATTCTTGCAAGCCAACTTGGCTATGATGTGATCAACGCCGAAGTGTATGCCAGTTCAATAATGAAAGTGTTCGCCGAATTTGGGATCACGATTCCTGAATACTTAACGCCATATATCGCTACGACTTGTGTCATATTCGGTGCATGGATTGCCCTTCGCGGCCCTATCGCAGTACGAACAGCTACGCGCATTATGGTTCCTTGTCTTATGGCGCTCGGTGTGTTTATTATCATCACCGTGTTTCGTAACTTTTCACTTCAAGAATTGCTGAATGTTGAGCCTTTATACGAAGCTGAATATGGCAGTGGCCTCGCGAATTACATGGTCGTATTAGAATGGAACATTGCTTTTATATTTGCTTGGTTTGCCTCAATAGGTGTCCTATCCAGGCTTGTCAAAACAGAACGCTCCGCATACTGGGGGCACGTTGGCGGTTTCTCCATTGTGATGGCCTCCTTTACGGTCATTGGTGTATTAACAGCGCTGGCTATGCTGCTTGCCACAGGTGTAGAGAGCGTTGATCCAACGGATTGGCTACTTGAACTTGGCGGTCCGGTGTTAGGTTTGTTGGCGATACTATTTGTCGCCGTTGCCAACGTAACGACGGTTGCTGTATCGCTGTATGGGATATCGATCAGTACCAAAGTATTAAAACCCGAATTAAGCTTCAGCAAAGTTGTCATCTTTTGGTCAGCATGGGTTGTACTCCTGCTATTCTGGGGCGGCATTTGGGAGTATTATAGCGTTTTTCTCGCCCTCGTCGGTGCTACATCAGGATCAGTGGTTGCTTTAATCGTTGTCGACTTTTTTATCGTTCGCAGACAGAAAATATCCATGAAAGACTTGTACCGAATTGGCGGCAGAAACGCCTACCGCTATACAGGCGGTTTCAACCTCGTGGCGATTCTCTCGTTTATTGCGGGGGTTATCGGTTACCTGTGGGTATATGAACCGATTGAAGCCGTGCCGCGAAACGATATCTTTTTATATACGACGGCAACGGGATTTTCCATGATCATCAGTGGTCTCACTTACTTATTGCTCAGCATGATTAAACCTTTGAATGATTACTTAAGAAAAGACAAGAAGAGGGGGAAATAA
- a CDS encoding APC family permease, whose protein sequence is MGNGVKLQRKLGFFSVFVIGLSLLTPATVFTIFGIASQNTNGHVPAVYLFSVIAILFTVLSYTHMVKVFPRSGSAYTYVQQTFHPNLGFLVGWGALLDYLFLPMVYVLSVAIYMVPLYPNVPEWVWIVGTLAIITLSNIFSVKVAVSFSTILIALQVLIAGIFIALLINFYVVNEGAATLFSLAPFYTEEFTLTNVFAGSVILAYTFVGFDAISTLAEETIEPKKNIPRAMIALVLFLGVLYTTITYFMQRAFPDVTVFATPDSAVVEIAIQVGGMFFNAVFTGIVIAATFVGGIAAQMGTSRLLYAMGRDNVFPKKIFGYLHPKSHIPIFNILATGVASLPAIFITLDTASSVISFGAFTAFTSVNLCVIYYFLVKRKRKDGKALILFGLFPSIGIAFLAVMWYNIEPLALTLGIAWNLLGVCFLIYITRGFKKTAPSLDFNPEETTKKVKKYDDSVHLG, encoded by the coding sequence ATGGGGAATGGAGTAAAACTACAACGCAAACTAGGTTTTTTCAGTGTTTTCGTCATCGGGTTGTCCTTATTAACACCCGCCACAGTCTTTACGATATTCGGAATCGCATCTCAGAATACGAATGGCCACGTCCCTGCCGTGTATTTGTTTTCAGTGATTGCAATATTATTCACGGTGTTAAGTTATACACATATGGTCAAGGTGTTCCCGCGCTCAGGTTCCGCCTATACGTATGTCCAGCAAACGTTTCACCCAAATTTAGGGTTTCTCGTCGGTTGGGGAGCGCTCCTCGATTATCTGTTTTTGCCAATGGTGTATGTATTAAGTGTTGCGATCTATATGGTTCCCTTGTACCCCAATGTGCCTGAGTGGGTATGGATTGTTGGCACACTGGCTATCATTACGCTCAGCAATATATTCAGCGTGAAGGTTGCCGTATCTTTCAGTACAATCTTAATTGCTTTGCAAGTGCTCATCGCTGGTATATTTATCGCATTGCTCATCAATTTCTATGTGGTAAACGAAGGGGCAGCAACACTTTTCTCGTTAGCGCCTTTCTATACGGAGGAGTTCACACTTACAAATGTGTTTGCAGGGTCGGTCATTCTTGCCTATACTTTTGTCGGCTTTGATGCCATCAGCACATTAGCTGAAGAAACGATTGAACCTAAGAAAAATATACCGCGGGCAATGATTGCTCTTGTTCTCTTTCTAGGTGTGCTGTATACGACCATTACGTATTTCATGCAGCGCGCTTTTCCCGATGTGACTGTATTTGCCACACCAGATTCGGCAGTTGTGGAAATTGCCATTCAAGTCGGGGGAATGTTCTTTAACGCTGTGTTCACGGGCATCGTAATTGCTGCAACATTCGTTGGTGGGATCGCAGCTCAGATGGGGACATCGCGTCTATTATACGCAATGGGAAGAGACAACGTATTTCCGAAGAAAATCTTTGGTTATTTGCATCCGAAAAGTCACATTCCGATCTTTAACATTTTGGCAACAGGCGTTGCCAGCCTTCCGGCAATCTTCATAACGCTGGATACGGCCTCTTCGGTCATCAGTTTTGGCGCTTTCACAGCGTTTACATCCGTAAATCTTTGCGTGATTTACTACTTTCTCGTGAAACGTAAACGAAAAGATGGCAAAGCGTTGATTTTGTTTGGCCTCTTTCCCAGTATCGGGATTGCCTTTCTTGCGGTCATGTGGTACAACATTGAACCGCTTGCCCTTACGCTCGGCATCGCCTGGAATTTACTTGGCGTCTGTTTCCTCATTTATATCACTCGTGGCTTCAAAAAAACTGCGCCATCACTTGATTTTAATCCTGAAGAAACGACGAAGAAGGTGAAAAAATATGACGACAGCGTTCATTTGGGATGA
- a CDS encoding class II histone deacetylase has translation MTTAFIWDESFGHAHDIGYQSFTFTDTSIPSDVEFENPRRLQLAYDIFSHTELLNKMPQYQVLKAEMPDLLRVHSEEMINKVIRASRQNDIIEVGESALAGPGSFESAQRSAGGAMKAVEVLFTEPDIEQSYAFIRPPGHHAGKDQSMGFCLFNNVAVAAEYSRKQYGTEKILIVDWDVHHGNGTQEIYYEDPNTCFISIHQEHNYPTTGGDISETGADRGKGYNVNIPLPPGCSDQEYCTVLEEIIGPIARSFQPALILLSAGQDANLYDPLGRMMVTRAGYRKMAQWLRRLASNVCHNKLAVIQEGGYSLPYAPIATLGLAEGLLDYTSPITFTIEEGKPSNHFSPPIDGIIQNVQAMFPHLFGLR, from the coding sequence ATGACGACAGCGTTCATTTGGGATGAGTCTTTCGGTCATGCGCACGATATTGGTTACCAATCATTTACGTTTACCGACACGTCGATTCCTTCAGATGTTGAGTTTGAAAATCCCAGGCGTCTTCAGCTTGCGTATGACATCTTCAGTCACACGGAACTATTGAATAAAATGCCTCAATACCAGGTGCTTAAGGCTGAAATGCCAGACTTACTGCGCGTTCATTCGGAAGAAATGATTAACAAAGTCATTCGGGCGAGCAGGCAAAATGATATCATAGAAGTTGGCGAATCGGCATTGGCGGGACCAGGATCTTTTGAATCCGCCCAACGTTCGGCCGGCGGTGCAATGAAAGCTGTTGAAGTACTGTTCACAGAGCCTGACATCGAACAATCCTATGCATTCATTCGGCCTCCCGGACATCACGCCGGCAAAGATCAATCCATGGGCTTTTGTCTCTTTAATAATGTCGCGGTAGCCGCAGAATACAGTAGAAAACAATACGGAACCGAAAAAATTTTGATTGTCGATTGGGATGTGCATCACGGCAATGGCACACAAGAGATCTATTATGAAGATCCAAACACATGCTTCATTTCCATCCATCAAGAACACAACTACCCCACTACGGGAGGAGATATCTCGGAAACGGGTGCAGACCGTGGCAAAGGCTATAATGTCAATATTCCATTGCCGCCAGGTTGTAGTGACCAAGAATATTGCACGGTATTGGAAGAGATCATAGGCCCAATTGCCCGATCTTTTCAACCTGCGCTGATCTTGCTATCAGCAGGACAAGACGCAAATCTCTACGATCCTCTAGGGAGAATGATGGTGACAAGAGCAGGTTATCGCAAGATGGCGCAATGGTTGCGACGGCTGGCATCAAACGTATGCCATAACAAACTTGCCGTCATCCAAGAAGGTGGATACAGCCTACCTTATGCTCCTATTGCAACACTCGGTTTAGCAGAGGGATTGCTCGATTATACAAGTCCGATCACATTTACGATTGAAGAAGGAAAACCGTCCAATCATTTTTCACCACCTATTGATGGCATCATACAAAATGTCCAAGCCATGTTCCCCCATCTATTTGGACTTCGATAG